A single Fusobacterium hominis DNA region contains:
- a CDS encoding DUF58 domain-containing protein, with amino-acid sequence MNKKEILQKIKKIEIASNLLANEIFSGNYRSFFKGNGMEFSDIRRYSPGDDVKKIDWKVSAKQRKTYIKQFTEEREMSIYILVDISNSNNFPAKFDLISQLVGTIAFSAVKNNDKVGAIFFTDKIEQIIPVKKGKRQALIILDNLLSINPVSKGTNIENALHIFNKLSKQRSIVFLISDFIDTNYEKAINITKLKHDIIPIRIADKKFETLPSGAVFTFEDSESGEQIVVENFNTAKNISEEFPKKILSIYTDEDYIIKLANYFKRRRRI; translated from the coding sequence ATGAATAAAAAAGAAATACTACAAAAGATAAAAAAAATAGAAATAGCATCCAATCTTTTAGCTAATGAAATTTTTAGCGGAAATTATAGATCATTTTTTAAAGGTAATGGTATGGAATTTTCAGATATTAGAAGATATAGCCCTGGTGATGATGTTAAAAAAATAGATTGGAAAGTTAGTGCAAAGCAGCGTAAAACATATATTAAACAATTTACAGAAGAAAGAGAAATGTCTATTTATATTTTAGTTGATATCTCTAATTCCAATAATTTTCCTGCAAAATTTGATTTAATATCACAATTAGTTGGAACAATTGCTTTTAGTGCAGTTAAAAATAATGATAAAGTTGGAGCTATTTTTTTTACTGATAAAATAGAACAGATCATTCCTGTCAAAAAAGGTAAAAGACAAGCTCTTATTATCTTAGATAATTTACTTAGCATTAATCCGGTTAGTAAAGGAACTAATATTGAAAATGCACTACACATATTTAATAAACTTTCTAAACAAAGATCTATAGTTTTTTTAATTTCTGATTTTATTGATACAAACTACGAAAAAGCTATTAATATAACAAAATTAAAACATGATATTATCCCTATTAGAATAGCTGATAAAAAATTTGAAACTCTTCCTAGTGGTGCAGTTTTTACATTTGAAGATTCTGAGTCTGGAGAACAGATAGTTGTTGAAAATTTTAATACAGCAAAAAATATTAGTGAAGAATTTCCAAAAAAAATTTTAAGTATATACACTGATGAAGACTATATAATAAAGTTAGCTAATTATTTTAAAAGGAGGAGACGTATATGA
- a CDS encoding vWA domain-containing protein, which produces MKFNFASPYFLILIPIIIILFYKIRYNGSLKIPGIEPIKKVRKKSKTYMLGKILILSSIILMVIALARPQISSENKIIKKNGIDIVVALDLSNSMLQQDFTPNRLEVAKHLLTRFIEKRPDDRISLIVFGGDAYTKVPLTFDHSVVKDITSKLTTDDITSNNRTAIGMGLGIAINRLKNSTAKSKVIILMTDGENNSGEMSPMGAANIAKELGIKIYTIGIGAKELRYGPALIKNNELDENLLKEIAETTHGEYFRASNEKEFENIFNKINQLEKTKIDGKTYYEHIEVFENILKIALVLLIIGAFLEYIKYIRIP; this is translated from the coding sequence ATGAAATTTAATTTTGCATCTCCCTATTTCTTGATTTTGATTCCAATTATTATAATTTTATTTTATAAAATAAGATATAATGGTAGTTTAAAAATTCCTGGTATAGAACCTATTAAAAAAGTTAGAAAAAAAAGCAAAACTTATATGCTAGGAAAGATCTTAATTTTATCCTCTATTATACTTATGGTTATTGCATTAGCTAGACCACAAATTAGTTCTGAAAATAAAATTATTAAAAAAAATGGAATAGATATAGTAGTTGCCTTAGATTTATCAAATTCTATGTTACAGCAAGATTTTACTCCTAATAGACTAGAGGTTGCAAAACATCTTTTAACTAGATTTATTGAAAAACGTCCTGATGATAGAATCTCACTTATTGTCTTTGGTGGAGATGCCTATACTAAAGTTCCTCTAACATTTGATCATAGCGTAGTTAAAGATATAACTTCTAAACTTACTACTGATGATATTACAAGTAACAATCGAACTGCTATTGGTATGGGATTAGGAATAGCAATAAATAGATTAAAAAATTCAACTGCTAAATCTAAAGTTATTATTCTTATGACAGATGGTGAAAATAACTCTGGTGAAATGAGTCCAATGGGAGCAGCTAATATTGCTAAAGAGTTAGGCATTAAAATTTATACAATTGGTATTGGAGCTAAAGAGTTAAGATATGGACCTGCTCTAATTAAAAATAATGAACTCGATGAAAATCTATTAAAAGAAATTGCTGAAACTACACATGGAGAATATTTTAGAGCAAGTAATGAAAAAGAATTTGAAAATATATTTAATAAAATAAACCAACTTGAAAAAACAAAAATTGATGGGAAAACTTATTATGAACATATAGAAGTTTTTGAAAATATTTTAAAAATAGCTCTTGTATTATTAATTATTGGAGCTTTCTTAGAATATATAAAATATATAAGAATCCCATAA
- a CDS encoding AAA family ATPase, translating to MEELQLAIQAEQQNIMKLEQEMQKKIVGQKNMIRKILIGIFTGNHILLEGLPGLAKSLTVNTLAQTLGLTFSRIQFTPDLLPSDIIGTEIYNEKTGEFYTKKGPIFANIVLADEINRAPAKVQSALLEAMQEKQITIAKNTFKLEKPFIVLATQNPIEQDGTYPLPEAQQDRFLMKVKIEYPTIDEEKHILSLLTTTTDFDNIVINEIMDKEKIEQIKKLIKQVRIDDKLINYILNIIFKTRENNQYISCGASPRASIALVIASKANAFLEGRDYVIPQDIKKVIFDVLRHRIILTYEAEAEGLDVEDIITNIMETVDLP from the coding sequence ATGGAAGAATTACAATTGGCTATTCAAGCCGAACAACAAAATATTATGAAACTAGAACAAGAAATGCAAAAAAAGATAGTTGGACAAAAAAATATGATTAGAAAAATACTAATCGGTATTTTTACAGGAAATCATATACTTTTAGAAGGACTTCCTGGGCTTGCTAAATCTCTTACGGTTAATACCCTAGCTCAAACTTTAGGACTTACTTTTTCCAGAATTCAATTTACACCAGATTTATTGCCTAGTGATATAATTGGTACTGAAATTTATAATGAAAAAACAGGGGAATTTTACACTAAAAAAGGCCCTATTTTTGCAAATATTGTCCTTGCTGATGAGATAAATAGAGCTCCTGCAAAAGTTCAATCTGCTCTTTTAGAAGCAATGCAAGAAAAGCAAATAACTATTGCAAAAAATACCTTTAAATTAGAAAAACCATTTATTGTTCTTGCTACTCAAAACCCAATAGAACAAGATGGAACATACCCTCTTCCAGAAGCTCAACAGGATAGATTTCTTATGAAAGTAAAAATTGAATATCCTACTATAGATGAAGAAAAACATATCCTTAGTTTACTGACTACAACTACTGATTTTGATAATATAGTTATTAATGAAATTATGGATAAGGAAAAAATTGAACAAATTAAAAAACTAATAAAACAAGTTAGAATAGATGATAAACTTATTAACTACATACTAAATATTATCTTTAAAACTAGAGAAAATAATCAATATATAAGCTGTGGAGCTTCTCCTAGAGCTTCTATAGCTCTTGTTATTGCTAGTAAAGCCAATGCATTTTTAGAAGGAAGAGATTATGTTATCCCACAAGATATTAAAAAAGTTATATTTGATGTTTTACGTCATAGAATTATTTTAACTTATGAAGCTGAAGCTGAAGGATTAGATGTTGAAGATATAATTACTAATATAATGGAAACTGTTGATCTTCCATAG
- a CDS encoding aminotransferase class V-fold PLP-dependent enzyme, whose product MIYFDNAATTLHKPKEVIDAVVFAMESMGNAGRGSNSASINASRSLYNARVNVANFFNISDASRLAFTHNSTESLNIAIKGLFSKDDHVISTALEHNSVLRPLYEIQNSGVDISIIPADTSGNLDYSNIPSYIKSNTKAIICTHGSNLTGNIVDIKQIINICKKHNLIFILDASQTAGIIPIDVNDGIDILCFTGHKSLYGPQGTGGIFVRDGLNLRPLKSGGTGIKTFSHEQPLEMPTHLEAGTLNGHGISGLSAGIDFINKIGIDKIREHELKLMWLFYNQIKNLNNIKVYGDFSSVNRTPIVTFNIGNIDSGDIEQELIETYNISCRAGGHCAPLMHKALGTEKQGAVRFSFSYFNTIEEVEYAIKVIQQLSNL is encoded by the coding sequence ATGATTTATTTTGATAATGCTGCTACTACTTTACATAAACCAAAAGAAGTTATTGATGCTGTTGTTTTTGCAATGGAATCTATGGGAAATGCTGGAAGAGGTAGTAATAGTGCTAGCATAAATGCTAGTAGAAGTTTATATAATGCCAGAGTTAATGTTGCTAACTTTTTTAATATTTCTGATGCTAGTAGATTAGCCTTTACACACAATTCAACTGAGAGTTTAAACATTGCCATAAAAGGACTTTTTTCTAAAGATGATCATGTTATCTCAACAGCTTTAGAACACAATTCTGTACTAAGGCCTCTATATGAAATACAAAATTCAGGTGTTGATATTTCAATAATCCCAGCTGATACCAGTGGAAACTTAGATTATTCAAATATTCCCTCTTATATTAAATCTAATACTAAAGCAATTATTTGTACTCATGGATCTAATTTAACTGGAAATATTGTTGATATAAAACAAATAATTAATATTTGTAAAAAACATAACCTTATTTTTATATTAGATGCTTCTCAAACTGCTGGAATTATTCCAATAGACGTCAATGATGGCATTGATATATTATGCTTTACAGGGCATAAAAGTTTATATGGGCCACAAGGAACGGGAGGAATATTTGTCCGTGATGGCTTAAATCTGCGTCCTTTAAAAAGCGGTGGAACTGGTATAAAAACATTCAGTCATGAACAGCCATTAGAGATGCCTACTCATTTAGAGGCAGGTACTTTAAATGGTCATGGTATTAGTGGTTTATCAGCTGGAATAGACTTTATAAACAAAATAGGAATTGATAAAATAAGAGAGCATGAGCTTAAATTAATGTGGTTGTTTTATAATCAAATTAAAAATTTAAATAATATTAAAGTATATGGAGATTTCTCTTCAGTAAATCGAACACCTATAGTTACATTTAATATTGGTAATATTGATTCGGGAGATATTGAGCAAGAACTTATTGAAACATACAATATTTCTTGTCGAGCTGGTGGACACTGTGCTCCTCTTATGCATAAAGCACTTGGGACTGAAAAACAAGGAGCAGTAAGATTTAGCTTTTCTTATTTTAATACAATTGAAGAAGTAGAGTATGCAATTAAAGTAATTCAACAACTTAGTAATCTGTAA